TGATGGATTCGATCCCCGTGGTGGCGCTGACGGGGCAGGTATCCACGAAGCTCATCGGGAGCGACGCCTTCCAGGAGGCCGACACCTTCGGGATCACCCGCTCCTGCACCAAGCACAACTTTCTGGTGAAGAGCCCGGGGGACCTCCCCCGCGCGATCCACGAGGCGTTCTACATCGCCGCCAGCGGCCGGCCCGGTCCGGTCCTGGTCGACATCCCGAAGGACGTCTTCGTCGGGAGCGCCCATTACGAGCCGGTCGAGACGATCCACCTCCCGGGGTACAAATTCTCCGCGGAGGGGCACCTGGGCCAGGTCCGCCGGGCCGCCCAGATGCTCTGGGACGCGCGCAGGCCGGTCGTCTACGCCGGCGGGGGGATCGTCGCCTCCGGCGCCTCGGAGCTGCTGCGGGAGCTGGTCGAACTGCTGGAGGCGCCGACGGTCTGCACGCTGATGGGGCTGGGGGCGCTCCCGTCCGGCCATCCCGACTACATCAGCATGCCCGGCATGCACGGAAGCTACGCCGCGAACATGGCGCTCACCCACACCGACCTGATCGTCGCGCTGGGCGTACGGTTCGACGACCGGGTGACCGGCCGGCTCGACGCGTTCGCCCCCCGCGCGAAGGTGATCCACGTGGACATCGACCCGGTGGAGATCGGGAAGAACCGGCAGGCGGACCTCCCGATCGTGGGAGACGTCCGGCGGGTGCTCGAGAAGCTCAACCGGGAGGCGGCGGAGCTCGCCCCCGCGTGCCGGGAGAACCAGGCGGCCGGCCGGCGCGCCTGGAAGGAGCAGGTGGCGGCGTGGAAGGCGGAGCACCCGCTCGTTCCGGCGGTCTCCGACGACGAGATCAAGCCGCAGCACCTTCTGCGGGAGATCGACCGGATCTCCGGCGGCGAGGCGATCGTATGCTCCGACGTGGGGCAGCACCAGATGTGGGCCGCCCAGTTCGTCCGGTTCAACCGGCCGAGGTTGTGGATCAACTCCGGGGGGCTCGGATCGATGGGATTCGGGCTGCCGTCGGCCATCGGGGCGCAGATCGCCAACCCGGGACAGCGGGTGTTCGCGCTTTTGGGCGACGGGGGGTTCCAGATGTCGATCCCGGAGCTGTCCACGATCGCCGCCAACCGGCTGCCGGTGAAGATCGTCGTGATGAACAACGGGCACCTCGGCATGGTGCGGCAATGGCAGGAGCTGTTCTACAACAACCGGCTGTCCGCGGTGGCGCTCGACGCGTTCCCCGACGCCGCCATGCTGGCCGGCGCCTACGGCTTCCCCGGGAGGACGGTCGCGGACCCGAAGGAACTTCCGGCCGCGCTCGACGAAGCGGTCCGCCACCCCGGGCCGTACCTGATGAACGTCAACGTCGCGCAGCTGGAGTGCGTGTACCCGATGGTGCCCGCGGGAGGGGCGATCGACGAGATGGTGTTCGGCCCTCCGAATCCGGTTTCGGTCTGACCACAAGGGGACGGGAGACGACGTCATGCTGCAGGTGATCTCGCTGCTGGTGGAGAACAAGCCGGGGGCGCTGATGCGCATCACGGGGGTCTTGAGCGCCCGCGGCTGGAACATCGACAGCCTCACCGTGGCGCGGACCCTGGACCCCATGCAATCGAGGGCCACGATCGTCGTCGACATCGACCCGGAGCTGCGGAGCCAGGTCATCAAGCAGATGAACAAGCTGATCAACGTCCTGCAGGCGGTGGACCTGACCGACGCCTTCGCCGTCTCCCGGGAGATGGCCTTGGTGCGCATCCGGTCGACCGCGGAGACCCGGACGGGAATCCTGAAGGAGGCGGAGATCTACGGGGCGAGGGTGGTGGACGCCACGCAGGACGGGTTCGGGCTGGAGTGCACCGGCTCGCCGGAGAAGGTCGAGGAGTTCATCGACGCGATGCGCGGGTTCGGCGAGATCGACGTCACCCGGTCCGG
The sequence above is drawn from the Deltaproteobacteria bacterium genome and encodes:
- the ilvB gene encoding biosynthetic-type acetolactate synthase large subunit produces the protein MSNLMSGAKILVECLLREGVECLFGYPGGVTLPFYDVLYEGKVKHYLVRHEQNACFAAEGYARSTGKVGVCCATSGPGATNLVTGLVNAMMDSIPVVALTGQVSTKLIGSDAFQEADTFGITRSCTKHNFLVKSPGDLPRAIHEAFYIAASGRPGPVLVDIPKDVFVGSAHYEPVETIHLPGYKFSAEGHLGQVRRAAQMLWDARRPVVYAGGGIVASGASELLRELVELLEAPTVCTLMGLGALPSGHPDYISMPGMHGSYAANMALTHTDLIVALGVRFDDRVTGRLDAFAPRAKVIHVDIDPVEIGKNRQADLPIVGDVRRVLEKLNREAAELAPACRENQAAGRRAWKEQVAAWKAEHPLVPAVSDDEIKPQHLLREIDRISGGEAIVCSDVGQHQMWAAQFVRFNRPRLWINSGGLGSMGFGLPSAIGAQIANPGQRVFALLGDGGFQMSIPELSTIAANRLPVKIVVMNNGHLGMVRQWQELFYNNRLSAVALDAFPDAAMLAGAYGFPGRTVADPKELPAALDEAVRHPGPYLMNVNVAQLECVYPMVPAGGAIDEMVFGPPNPVSV
- the ilvN gene encoding acetolactate synthase small subunit; amino-acid sequence: MLQVISLLVENKPGALMRITGVLSARGWNIDSLTVARTLDPMQSRATIVVDIDPELRSQVIKQMNKLINVLQAVDLTDAFAVSREMALVRIRSTAETRTGILKEAEIYGARVVDATQDGFGLECTGSPEKVEEFIDAMRGFGEIDVTRSGIVAVSMESRKLRLAPPVQAGAAAGRSEELPNC